The following proteins are encoded in a genomic region of Nicotiana sylvestris chromosome 4, ASM39365v2, whole genome shotgun sequence:
- the LOC138889316 gene encoding uncharacterized protein: MTDIMKRKFVALEISGKNYMTWVLNAEIHLDAMGLGDAIKDKTKASTQDCAKERYGNLKLITLPQAQYDWVHLRLQDFKSISEYNSAMFRITSKLKLCGDTITDYDMLEKMFTTFHASNMVLQQQYREKSFKKYSELISLLLVAEQNNDLLMRNHENRPTGSTPLPEVDEVYSHYAKRGKGRDSIRGHGRRQGRNFPGVNHPPKRNNHQKWKGKDEEPKANGSETECYRCGGKGHWTNICRIPRHLVELYQASLKNKGPEANFVSDNDFDITHLDVADFFERPDGKIDYLIGDGSVVKDD, encoded by the exons ATGACTgacattatgaaaagaaagttcgttgcccttgaaatttcgggcaagaactatatgacatgggtgttgaatgctgaaatccatttagatgcaatgggtcttggagacgccattaaagacaaaactaaagcatccacccaagactgtGCTAAG gaaagatatggCAACTTAAAGTTGATCACTCTTCCACAAGCACAATATGATTGGGTTCATCTgaggctccaagactttaagtctatttctgaatataattctgcaatgttcagaattacttctaaattgaaactttgtggagatactatcactgattatgatatgcttgaaaaaatgttcacaacgtttcatgcctccaatatggtcTTGCAACAGCAATACAGAGAGAAAAGTTTCAAGAAGTACTCTGagttgatttctcttctccttGTGGCTGAGCAAAATAACGACTTGCTCATGAGAAATCACGAAAATCGACCCACTGGGTCTACACCATTGCCTGAAGTGGATGAGGTGTATTCCCATTATGCTAAGCGTGGAAAAGGTCGTGACTCTATTCGTGGTCATGGTCGTAGACAAGGAAGAAATTTTCCTGGTGTTAATCATCCCCCAAAGAGAAATAACCACCAAAAGTGGAAAGGAAAAGATGAGGAGCCAAAAGCAAATGGTTCAGAAACTGAATGCTATCGTTGCGGTGGAAAAGGGCATTGGACAAATATTTGTCGTATACCAAGacatttggttgagctttatcaagcatctctaaAGAATAAAGGACCTGAAGCCAATTTTGTCTCTGACAATGATTTTGACATCACCCACTTGGATGTGGCAGACTTCTTTGAGCGCCCTGATGGAAAAATAGACTACTTGATCGGTGATGGATCCGTGGTTAAAGATGATTGA